A window of Oncorhynchus nerka isolate Pitt River linkage group LG4, Oner_Uvic_2.0, whole genome shotgun sequence contains these coding sequences:
- the LOC115128926 gene encoding reticulon-4 receptor-like, with amino-acid sequence MGFHGRASALKPKITMRNAKLRLEWFGELYILILWLQLAPPIEGRVEGCPAPCICHSEPRPTLACQQQGLYSIPTEIPVHSQRIFLQNNKLTVVRSTSFSPCRNLTVLWLYSNNISHIEAGAFYGLERLEELDIGDNDLRIISPTAFRGLSRLHTLHLHRCGLSELPVGVFRGLFSLQHLYLQDNSLLTLHDDTFLDLANLTYLFLHNNKIKTVTDHMLRGLVSLDRLLLHQNLVTFVQRKAFHDLRKLTTLFLFFNNLTVLTGETMDPLVSLQYLRLNGNQWICDCRARTLWDWFKGFKGSSSELECHVPARLAGKDLKRLKSPDLEGCYESSQHTWVSVFSSKARSGKLTTESPLRAGIPRCCLSDNDKSSIISSKGLPDQSSYNSRQITNDPLKEKENISKTKLLEADPNEPQNKESLNDGPGGTLSNNLDHSSEDLDPSNDPEKKNMCTKENMSDSLCLKSHGSTIGAWRLIILLLFWLSLDFS; translated from the coding sequence TTGGTGAACTCTACATTCTGATCCTCTGGCTTCAATTAGCGCCTCCGATAGAGGGTCGAGTGGAGGGCTGCCCAGCGCCATGCATATGCCACAGCGAGCCACGGCCCACCCTGGCCTGCCAGCAGCAGGGCCTCTACTCCATTCCCACAGAGATCCCTGTCCACAGCCAACGAATTTTCCTCCAGAACAACAAGCTAACTGTGGTGCGCTCCACCAGCTTCAGCCCCTGCAGGAACCTCACCGTCCTCTGGCTCTACTCCAACAACATCAGCCACATTGAGGCCGGGGCCTTTTACGGcctggagaggctggaggagctGGACATAGGGGACAATGATTTAAGGATCATCAGCCCCACAGCTTTCAGAGGCCTCTCCAGACTGCACACCCTGCATCTGCACAGGTGTGGCTTGTCTGAGCTGCCTGTGGGTGTGTTTAGGGGACTCTTTTCCCTGCAGCACCTCTATCTCCAGGACAACAGTTTACTAACTCTGCATGACGATACGTTTCTGGACCTGGCTAACCTGACCTACCTGTTCCTCCACAACAACAAGATAAAGACTGTGACGGATCACATGCTGCGCGGCTTGGTAAGCCTGGATCGCTTGCTTCTCCATCAGAATCTAGTGACCTTTGTCCAGCGCAAGGCATTTCATGACCTGCGCAAGCTGACCACTTTGTTTCTGTTCTTCAATAATTTAACAGTGTTGACAGGGGAGACCATGGACCCATTGGTGTCCCTCCAGTACCTGCGTCTGAATGGGAACCAGTGGATCTGTGACTGCCGGGCCAGGACCCTGTGGGACTGGTTCAAGGGCTTCAAAGGGTCTAGCTCAGAGCTTGAGTGCCATGTTCCAGCTAGACTGGCTGGGAAAGACCTGAAACGGTTAAAGAGCCCTGACCTGGAGGGTTGTTATGAGAGCTCTCAACATACTTGGGTTAGTGTGTTCAGTTCTAAGGCTCGCTCTGGAAAACTCACCACGGAGAGTCCACTTAGGGCTGGTATTCCTAGGTGCTGCCTCTCAGACAACGACAAGTCGTCCATCATCTCCAGTAAGGGTCTTCCAGATCAGTCTTCCTACAACAGCAGACAAATCACCAACGATCCTCTGAAGGAGAAGGAAAACATCTCCAAAACGAAGCTGTTGGAAGCTGACCCCAACGAACCCCAGAACAAAGAGAGCCTGAACGATGGGCCAGGAGGAACATTATCTAACAATCTGGACCATTCATCAGAGGATCTAGATCCCTCCAATGACCCTGAAAAAAAGAACATGTGTACTAAGGAGAACATGTCAGACTCTCTGTGTCTCAAGTCCCACGGATCTACAATCGGAGCATGGAGGCTTATCATTCTTCTTTTGTTTTGGCTATCCTTAGACTTCAGTTAG